From a single Cyclobacterium marinum DSM 745 genomic region:
- a CDS encoding SusC/RagA family TonB-linked outer membrane protein has translation MSLLLVFIFYNSSAESPGDKKLALLFPTSSTVYKAGSSEFDIVITGRVTDQNGNSIPGATVSIPGTSIGTATDIDGNYTLEVPEDATLLFSFIGFLSQEIEVGSKSIINVVLVENQTDLDEVVVIGYGTQKKSDLTGAVMRVDAKTFQNQNVTQLSEMLTGTVAGFNANQGTSASGGSSLEVRGPTSLSAGTSPLIVLDGVIFNGSLQDINPNDIETMDILKDASSAAVFGSRAASGVILITTSKGKSGKPTINFTTQIGIAEVTNNDVRPLNKEEYTDFRRDLLIKENPDSPPYFYNNPNDLPSDISLDQWINYNNNPNADNTIEWLNRLLFFPEETENYLAGTGVNWYDEVMQKGLRQNYDLSLSGGSEKIKYYWSLGSINNEGIITGDDFFTIRSRLNLDAEVTDWLKVGLNSQFSERDESNVQANLGQMLISSPYGSKYEEDGSVKWFPNGYIGAQNPLINHLNQDKSRKIQNLFATLYAELELPYGFSYRVSFQPRYTFLKDLNFWNSETILGGQTRSRGFGTREDSQTFEWMVDNLLKWNKRIGIHNFDVTVLYNVEKFQSWLSYQSGETFNPNQNLSFHGLQFATNHLVNNNDVYSTGDAFMGRLNYTLMDKYLFTGSIRRDGYSAFGQQNPRAVFPAGAFAWKISDESFFNSASVENLKLRLSWGINGNRDIGRYSALARLSQNLYSNGSQVLVGVYNNSLANPGLVWEKTEAFNLGLDLGLWEGKLNASLEVYSMVTEDLLMERNLPQVTGFDNITTNLGELENKGIEFTLNSVNLNTNNFTWKSDFVFSMNRNKIVSLFGDYEEVEVNGEIVEREISDIANQWFIGEALDRVWNYDITGIWQMDEADEAQSYGLSPGDYKAVDVNGDGSYTTLEDKQFIGWTQPRYRLGFRNNFTFLQNFTASIFIRADLGHIGGVSDFLHNSSNLYDRRGMRAIPYWTEANPSSQYGSLTATSGAYGGGYNLYFSRSFVRIQDLSLSYNIPSALLQKMRLDNLRLFGSVRNLYSFDKWENWDPESGGSPMPRVYSMGLNVTF, from the coding sequence ATGAGTTTGTTATTAGTGTTTATATTCTACAACAGTTCAGCAGAATCACCGGGCGATAAAAAGTTAGCTTTGTTGTTTCCTACTTCCTCAACAGTATATAAGGCCGGATCAAGTGAATTTGACATTGTTATTACAGGAAGAGTGACCGATCAAAATGGAAATTCTATTCCCGGCGCGACTGTCTCAATTCCGGGAACATCAATAGGGACGGCTACTGATATTGATGGAAATTATACGCTAGAAGTTCCAGAAGATGCAACCCTTTTATTTTCCTTTATTGGCTTCCTTTCCCAAGAAATTGAGGTAGGCTCGAAGAGCATCATCAATGTGGTACTTGTGGAAAACCAAACTGACCTGGATGAAGTGGTTGTGATAGGGTATGGTACCCAGAAAAAAAGTGACCTTACCGGCGCAGTAATGCGGGTAGATGCCAAGACTTTTCAAAATCAGAATGTGACTCAACTTTCAGAAATGCTCACAGGAACCGTAGCCGGTTTCAATGCTAATCAAGGCACCTCAGCCTCAGGTGGTAGTTCATTGGAAGTGCGAGGGCCTACATCTTTGAGTGCCGGTACTTCTCCATTAATTGTATTGGACGGTGTAATATTTAATGGCAGTTTGCAAGACATCAATCCCAATGACATTGAGACAATGGATATTTTGAAGGATGCCAGTTCTGCTGCAGTATTTGGATCTAGAGCAGCATCAGGGGTGATTCTAATTACCACTTCCAAAGGCAAATCAGGGAAGCCAACCATTAATTTTACCACCCAAATTGGAATTGCTGAAGTAACCAATAATGATGTTAGACCATTGAATAAAGAGGAATATACTGATTTTAGAAGGGATTTATTAATCAAAGAGAATCCTGATAGTCCTCCCTATTTTTACAATAACCCCAATGATTTGCCCTCGGATATAAGCTTAGATCAATGGATCAATTACAACAATAACCCTAATGCAGACAACACAATAGAATGGCTGAACCGTTTGTTGTTTTTTCCTGAAGAAACAGAGAATTACTTGGCAGGTACCGGTGTAAATTGGTACGATGAGGTCATGCAAAAAGGGCTAAGACAAAACTATGACTTGAGTCTCAGCGGAGGTTCTGAAAAAATTAAATATTATTGGTCATTGGGAAGCATTAACAACGAGGGAATTATAACCGGGGATGATTTTTTCACGATTCGCTCAAGACTTAATTTAGATGCGGAAGTGACTGATTGGTTAAAGGTGGGCTTAAATTCTCAGTTTTCGGAAAGAGACGAAAGCAATGTGCAAGCCAATTTGGGACAAATGCTAATTTCTAGTCCTTATGGCTCCAAATATGAAGAAGATGGCTCAGTTAAATGGTTTCCAAATGGATATATAGGGGCTCAAAACCCATTAATTAATCACCTTAACCAAGACAAAAGTAGAAAAATCCAAAATTTATTTGCGACTCTTTATGCCGAATTGGAACTACCCTATGGTTTTAGCTATCGAGTCTCTTTTCAACCTCGATATACCTTCTTAAAGGACCTTAATTTTTGGAATTCAGAAACCATCTTAGGAGGACAAACAAGGTCTAGGGGATTCGGGACAAGGGAAGATTCCCAAACATTTGAATGGATGGTTGATAATCTGTTAAAGTGGAACAAGCGGATTGGTATCCACAATTTTGATGTAACAGTGCTTTACAATGTTGAAAAGTTTCAAAGTTGGCTTTCCTACCAAAGTGGAGAAACTTTTAATCCCAACCAAAACCTCTCCTTTCATGGTTTACAATTTGCCACCAACCACTTGGTAAATAACAATGATGTCTATTCTACAGGAGATGCATTTATGGGTAGATTAAATTATACCCTTATGGATAAATACCTCTTTACGGGATCCATTAGAAGAGATGGTTATTCAGCTTTTGGTCAACAAAACCCTAGAGCGGTTTTTCCCGCAGGAGCTTTTGCTTGGAAGATTTCTGATGAATCATTTTTTAACAGTGCTTCGGTTGAAAATTTGAAGCTTAGACTTTCATGGGGTATTAATGGCAACAGGGATATTGGTCGGTATTCAGCCTTGGCTAGGTTATCTCAAAACCTTTATTCCAATGGATCACAGGTTTTGGTGGGAGTCTATAACAATTCCTTGGCTAATCCTGGCTTGGTATGGGAAAAAACGGAGGCCTTTAATTTAGGATTGGACCTGGGTTTATGGGAAGGCAAGCTTAATGCCAGCCTTGAAGTATACAGCATGGTCACTGAAGATTTATTGATGGAAAGGAATTTACCTCAAGTTACTGGTTTTGATAATATTACAACCAATCTCGGAGAGTTAGAAAATAAGGGGATTGAATTCACTTTAAATTCCGTTAACTTGAATACTAACAATTTTACTTGGAAATCTGATTTCGTTTTTTCCATGAACCGAAACAAAATTGTTAGCTTATTTGGAGACTATGAAGAAGTGGAGGTAAATGGAGAAATTGTTGAAAGAGAAATTTCTGATATTGCCAATCAATGGTTTATTGGAGAGGCGCTAGATAGAGTCTGGAACTATGACATTACAGGGATTTGGCAGATGGATGAAGCAGACGAAGCGCAGTCATATGGCTTGTCCCCAGGGGATTATAAAGCTGTAGATGTCAATGGAGATGGAAGTTATACCACCTTGGAAGACAAGCAATTTATCGGTTGGACCCAGCCCAGGTACCGTTTAGGGTTCCGAAATAATTTCACCTTTTTGCAAAACTTCACAGCTTCTATTTTCATTAGAGCAGACCTGGGGCATATAGGAGGAGTTTCAGATTTTTTACATAATTCAAGCAACCTTTATGATCGCCGGGGAATGAGAGCTATCCCATATTGGACAGAGGCAAATCCATCCAGTCAATATGGTTCTTTGACAGCGACTTCCGGAGCTTATGGTGGGGGTTACAACCTTTATTTCTCCCGATCCTTTGTAAGAATTCAAGACCTTTCTTTGTCCTATAATATTCCTAGTGCTCTGCTACAAAAGATGAGATTGGACAATTTACGTTTATTTGGTTCAGTCCGCAATCTATATAGTTTTGACAAATGGGAAAATTGGGATCCTGAATCAGGAGGCTCCCCTATGCCAAGAGTGTATTCTATGGGATTAAATGTAACATTTTAG